The Megachile rotundata isolate GNS110a chromosome 4, iyMegRotu1, whole genome shotgun sequence region attaaaattatttggaatctaaaatttaaatgcttaaattaattattcggtATTTGAGTGTTTGAAAAATTCGATGTAATCTAAATTTCAGGTATATTGAGATTATTTGTGTGGAATATTGAACATTCTACTATTCccaacttttatattttgaatattcgaaTAATCGAAATCGAATGTTCAAAATTGTAACCCTTTAATATTCGAATTATTCGAGTTAAATGTTCGAATTGCTCGAATTGAATGTTGAAGATTCAAGCTATCCAAATAATTCAACTATTCAAATTCTTATTCGAGATTTCGTTAAAAAGAAACTTCatcgatttaattatttaaaaaatttcgctTTACGTAGGTGCacatgaaaaaagaaaatttttattcaaaattcgaaattgaatttgtacaaatttttgtataattcgtCTCTTCCGTTCGCATTTTCCGTAACACGTGTTCCCTCCGCTTTCGATCGTGAGAAAGTGCTTTGAAAGAgagttgaaatttgtaaatgaagcGTAAAATATATTAAGAGTACATGCCGTGTGTCTTTCTTTTcttgtgaaaattattattcttgttggGACACCAGGAAGGAGAATGCACGAGAGAAGAGGGTGTGATTTTTTCGGGGAAGgaagaaaaacagaaaaaatagaaaaaagcgGAAACGATTTAGTCAGAAAAAGCATACAATTTTTCCGTAAGCGTGCAAGCGAGATAATAAAAAAGAGAGTGTGGGAGAGAGAGGATGAGGGTGAAAagacaaattaaaaaagaaaagaaagaaataaaacagaaacagagagggaTGGACAGGAAGAGAGCGTGAGAGACCCGGCAGGGGTGCTCAACTCGGGTATATTAAGGCCGTGGGTCCCATCGTGGTAATATTATTGTGATGCCGAATTATTGTACTGATTAGAGAACAAAATCGTAGTGATTTTAATACGCAGTCGAGCTAGAGAGATAAAAACGAAGACACTGACCCAAGGTCATCGAGATCCGAATTCGGCGACCCTGTTGGATAGTGCACAAGAAAACATTcgttcatacacacacacacgaaCACTACACACATGGTATACATTGTCAATTAACTCTTTACGGTCTACTGTTGATTTATCAAATTTCGTCATTGATATGTTTATATCGAATTTGCTATAAATGTTTCTTGATATTGATAATGGAATATTATCAGGAATTGTCTTTTAGAAGAAACTGTTTATTTGTATATCGGTGATAATCGAATATAATTCTGGAATGGTGGATGGGTTAATAATAACCTTGTGACCTTGTAATTTACAAGACCTTACATTGGAAATTCCTGGAAAAATGTagttcaaaattatgaaatatctcttgaaaaaaaataattatttgcaagttttttaattaaaataaactttgagtttaaattttagaatttcggaataaaaatgaaatttaaaattattcctCAATCAGTtacttgtaataattattacaaacattTAGTATCACAGGCTCTTGAATTACCCATCATCCACAGATTACATCTCATAATAATATAGCAAAATTTGTTTATctaaaacaataaattaaccAAATGATAATTCGAGTTGACAATTAGAAAaatgttaattcattttttaccGAACAACTTTAGACTACGAAGGGTTAATTCGGATTGGAACGATCTGTTCGAGGAACTTTGTATAATAAAGGAAATTGATTTTATCAATGTATACAGGTACAATCGCGAGCAAGATAGGTTTCCCTCGACCAAGAAAAACCCTACCTAACCATTTAGAATTTAGGTTTGTTTTTGTTCCTTGTACGCGAAATAAAGAGTGTAGTTGTACTTCCAGCCCCACGCGAACCGAATTGTACCGACGTAAGCCGACCGTTGCCGAACGAGTAGAATCGAGGAAAGCCACTTTGCACGCGCctgtacacacacacacacacacacacacatacattgaCGAGGATAATACAGACATGAGGAAACGCATAACGTACACTCTCGAATCTGTAGACTGTAGgtttactattaattattatggattctaattattatatctattattatatcaatgtataattatatttagtttatAGGTTACTATGTCTATCATTTCCCGCTTGTATATATGCCGTGAGCTCGAAAAAATTAAATCTTTATCGAAAGAAAAAATCTATAATTTTTTCGACTTTTTTTgtacagaaataataaaaacaaaaaggCCTCGTGCTTATGAAATTTCATGAATACAAAATAACCGTGTCCAGTGTTttttgattttatgaccgaTGTCCTGAACACCACAtctcctttttttctctcttcggTAAATGAATTCTGATTGCGTCATTGCAATAACAATGTCaaacaaaatattgaaagaaactTAAATTAGGGGAAAGTTTATACTTCGAGGAATCTTCGTTAACATTATCAGTATATTTTTCACAACTGCAATATTTTGTACTTGAAGATATGTGAACGTGCAATTattctgtttttaattattcattattttttgtatatttagttTAAGTAAACTTTAAATGTTGCATGTTGAATCCAAGAAATATCTTTGCGTGTTTTAATCTTTATTTTTCTGTTGTTTTGACAATTTCTTATTAGTATGTAATTTATTACGGCTAaccgataaaatattttaatttattttaagtaacagtgttttaattttttactaaataaaataacattgaCTGAATTTGAGATTCtttcttgaaatttattattcataaaatatagATAAATGTAATATCTCATATAAATGTTAGACTATGAGAAAACTCGCgtattatcaataaataaatatttttaatttcttacaaCTCTTactaatttgaatttttgaatctgaacaattttttgttttttattaatttaattgcacTATTGTTTGAAACTATACAACAGAAACAGTTGATAAAACAATTCAAATTACTTAATAATTCTAATGTTTACATTTTAcgttatttaataatacattagaatacaatatgcaaaattataattaagcGAAGATTCCTTTTAATGGTAGAAAATATATCGATATGAATTTATTCTATTCCAATTTATAAACCATAATTGATACAATTCATTAGTGTAAAACATAAACAGTATAAAGAAAGCGAAATGTATCTGTCAAGTTAAACTAAACTAGTGcgagtttttttttattttgtatgacGTTGCGAATTTGTAGAGAATAAAAAAGTAGCTgaataaatcataaaataactaTATGCTTTGTTTTTATTAGATTCTTTTGTGCGATCACTTATTAACCTGCTTATGCGTATATCTGTATCTAGTAGATACAAGAATTTGTTTCGAATAGAAAATTCCGATATTCATGTTATGAACattcgaatatttaaataccTATATCATGTGAATGGAACATGTAAATATCCGAAGCTACGTCGCTTCAAtgtttgaatattcgaaaatttaaatgaaccgaaaagaatatttaaatactcaaattatttaaataaaatatctgaatactcaaattattcaaatagaatatttgaatactcaaattatccaaatagaatgtttaaatacctaaattatgtagataaaatatctaaatacccaaattattcaaataaaatatttgaatactcaAATCATCCGAATAGAAtgtttaaatacctaaattatgcaaataaaattatccaaatagaatatttgaatattcaaatatttgaagtatCATCACAAGTATCCgattgaatattcaaatattcgagcACTCGAAATTTTAATGCCCCAGTATTTGAATAGCCTCAGTTAAATATTTAGGTATTCGAATTATCCGAATGGAGTATTTAGGAGTTTCGGTTTGTAGAAGTTCAGAGATCGAATACTAAAATTATctgaataaatattcaaatattgtgATATTCAAAAGTGTAACAATTCGACATTCgaattatttgtatttaatattccaACACCCGAATTATCCTAATGAAacgttcaaatatttgaattgtttaagtgaaatatttatatagttGAAATATTACGTAGTTTACaagtcaaatatttaaattttcaaattaatgaatGAAATACTTGGACATTCGAATTATCTGGATGCTTTCAATTATTCGAATTGTCCGAAtgtaatattcatatattcgAATTATTCGagtgaaatatttaagtattagtTTGcaagcaaaatatttaaatgttcaaattaatgAAGTACTCGAATTATCTGAATATCAATGATATTCAAGTGTCCGAGTACAATATTCAAATACTTGAATTATCCGAATGCATCCTTAAAATATAAGTCTAGTACATTTAATTATTCGAATTGTCccaatgaaatattcaaataatccaTATGATATATTCGAGttttaaaattctccaaatgtaACATCCATTCGAACACGATCAATGCTCGAATTATTCAGAATTCCAGTATTCGAATTATCCgaatcaaacaataaaattatcccTATCCATTCCAATACACATTCGATAAATTCAAAGATCGGTATTTCGTATTCttcaaaaattatcgaaaagttCTTCGATGTCACATCGATTGGATAAGTTGAAACAGTGTTCTACGGGTATAATTATTTAACCGGCACGAGTAGTCTAGTGGCAAACAGGAATGTCCATTTTTTCGCCGAGATATCGTTTAATGTCCGCCACATTCGACGCAGTCTCCTTTCGAGGTGAATCGAGGCTGGTCTTCAACTTGAAAGCTCGACTACCCGCTTCGAAAAAAATCTCGTATCGAATGGTGGCACTCGATACCCTTTCTCCTGGCAGTAGTTGGCATCGGTCATGGTAATAGCTATGGTTCTCGTGTAACCAGTTCAGTTGCTCCATTATCGATCATCGACGATTAGCCAGTCGACCAAGTAGCTAATGCCTGTTAACTTCGCGGCCAATTCTCGATACATCTATCCATTAGCATGTTCCGTGATTCCCTTGCGAACGTGCCTTTGATAACGGATAACCACGTTCGCGATCGAGCTCGGACAAAGCAAAAAGTGCTCCTCGATCGAGCCAAGATCGAGCACGAACGGCATGCTTCGAGTATCGATAGAAAGCAATCGCAAGAACACGAGAGACGGCATTAATTATGGTTGATTAACTATCGTTTTGTGGAAAGTACCAGGTAACGTGACACTGGAACCCGTTACCTACACATTCCGAGAAAAAACAATAGATAGTCTATTTCTTTGGGAAAAGTTACTTGGAACtagatttcatttatttatgattattcatTCATTTCATTCAATGAAATGTTATTCGGTACTTTTTTGAACCctctcatttattaattttgttacccACCAAGTTCTTAGcctcttaacctacaattttatagGCAGTTCATTCACAGCTAATTTATACTACAACGTTAAGGTTATTGCTGCAACTGAAAGAAGTTAAAATATCAAGAATATTCTACCTTCAGCGATCCTTGATTGTACATATTGATATGTTCCATTCGAACATTTAGAGTTTCAGTTAGATCAACCTACTTTTCTGACCTACAATGCTATTTGAGCAGTCAAAGTTATATACTCGAGTCAGTAGTAAATCAGACATTGTCATTTGCAAACAAGGTGGACGAACAGGAATTTAACGTAATGTCATACAACCATCTTATCTATTATTTTCAGTGTAGAAACTGTAGATACTGCTTTGCATAGTTCTGATCCTATCATGCTACCTAAGTGTTCAAATTTATACACCCAATGTATACGATACTAGATCTGACACTACACTATTTGCAAGATAGAGAAGCAATAGTGTAACGTCATTGTATGCTATCTTATCTGTTACAGTTCTGAATTGAATGTGTAGATTTAGCTTCGAATAGTTCAGTTCTGATCGTACCATGCTACTTAAGTGTTTCAATTTATATACCGAACATATATGAGAGTAAATCAAACATTACACTATTTGCAAACAAGGTGAATAAAATTAGTGCAACCTCATACATCcattttatcataattttaaGTGAAGAGATGTAACTTTGACTAGTTCAGTTCTGACCTTATCATACTACTTATGTGTTACAATGTATGCATCTGAGGTATATGATAATAAATTCGACATTACACTATTTGCAAGTAGAACAAGCAAGAACTAAGTGTAACATGTAATCATCTTATCTATCATAATTTTGAGCCAATGTGAATGTAACTTTGACTCCGATCCTATCGTGCTACTTCAATGTTCCAATTTATACACCCGAAGTATGACAGTAAATCAGACAACGTACTATTTGCAAACAAGATGGACGAGCCAAGAGAGTTGTCTCGGTCGGCAAAATGGCGGGCGGTAGATCGATTCGATAGTGCCGTCAAGAAAGTGTATCAGCGTAACCGTCTCTCCATTCTTTCTTCTTTCGCCAGGAATTAATTCACGACGGAAGGGGTTTAACTCCATCGACACGAGACGAAGTTACGGTTCAGCGATTCGTTCACGAGCGTTGTTAAGATTTCATGGTTCAGGCCACGACGATGTGGGACAAATGCGAGATGGTCTGGCGAACAGGAAAGGTTCGTGGCGTGCGAAATGACGAATTATTGTGCCGCGGAGGAAAAGGAGCTGTAAAGCGTGTGATGGAGAGAGGTTagaagagaaagaagaggaaggaggtggaagaggaggaggagaacGATGCTTGTCGTAGAGGTCAGCTTCGGTTGTTGCCCTGGCCCCCTGATACCACTTGGCCCGCACGGTTACTGCCCCCCTTACTTATTCCTTACAAGGACCGATCCCGAACTTCGCTCTTCAACTTTTAATCGATCCTTACCTGTTGATAGGACTTACTgactaaatcaattttaatttcacgtGAGTTCTTtgatttatgcaattttattacTGAATAATGGTACGCTGTTGCATTGTGGGATATGGGCAAGTATGCAAACTTGagaatatttacatttctaaGTATTCAGATTtgtaagttttccaatttccaaagtttcagatttaaatctccaaattttcaatcaattttaatttcacgcAAGTTCTTTGATTTATGCGCTGTTATTACTGAATAATAGTACACTTTGCTGCGTTATGGGATTTCTTTAGATATGAACAAGTATGCagacttgaaaatatttaaattctcatattttcggacttgtaaattttcagatttttaattgaatctttaaattagaaattagaaattcccaaattcctacattttttaatttttatatattcttatTTCTAAGTACTGAAATTgttgaagtttgaaatattgaagtcgcaaattttgaaactcttaattttttcaaattgtacaaatgtcgacatttattaattcccaaatttctacctaaaattcttcaaaattcttCTAAATTTGCTTGAATCGGTGTCAACACATTAAAGGATTATTAAAGTGAccgaatattaatatattacgaaGATTCTCATTTAATAGCACgcatatttttgttcatatttaaacaagttcttattttcataaaaattgtataagacAACAAAACATAACTGTTAAATAACGTAATATAAGTGAACTCAATCTGTGCAACTACCATCTTTGACCATTAATATCGAAGCATTATTTCAAAAGCTCCATCATTCTTGATACCGTCTTCCTCAATAAGACACCCTGGAATGAAACTTGAAATAGATGCATAAATGTGTCAAAGAGAAAAATGAATTGAATAAATGTCATTACCTCTTGTACTCGAAAGGTGACTCATCCATATGAAATAAGTATATTCTAATTACACTTAGAATGCTATACgcgtgatgtataaacacagcGAGGAAAACATCTGTGGAAACTAATagcagagaaataataacttcaaaaaaatTCATTAGCACTAAACCTTGTGTGCACATAATTTAGAATTGATGATGTTGgagaaataaacaaacgattaaatataaaatcgtaCACACGTTAACTTTTTATCTTGATGTAAATTAACTCTTTGCGGCACAGGATTTCACATAAAAAATAGACCCATGTTGCACAGGAACTTTATCGggttttaaatgaaacaaaattggtatatttttattaataaaggtataacatcatgtaaaaatataacaaaatagtaacagttaattaaatttttaagaatatacaGCATAAAcagtaaagaaaaattgttttttgtattacTCCACAAGTTGTATGGTTGGACAAA contains the following coding sequences:
- the LOC143264299 gene encoding uncharacterized protein LOC143264299 isoform X2; its protein translation is MQSTYNNKQKQRNFNFCVPDGNIKIHASLPSRAAVAVAGGKRQFIKTGINSRRKGFNSIDTRRSYGSAIRSRALLRFHGSGHDDVGQMRDGLANRKGSWRAK